Below is a window of Stappia sp. DNA.
GCCGCCGGCCTGGAACGCCATCATGAAGGCCTGACCGGAGGTGTGCATCACGGCGTTGGCGAAGAGGAAGCTCTGCGCGTTGATGCGCGCCAGGATCTCCAGGCACACGCCGACGCGCTCCTCCGGCGTCGCGGCACCCCAGCCCGCCATCGCGGATGTGCCCGCCTCGACCAGCATGTCGGGCGTTGCCTGCGGATAGGAAATGGCGAGATCGAGACCATAGGGGCTGACCTCGTGGCCGACGCGCCCGCCGGTGGTCGGCTGATCGAGGTCGAAGGGCTTGCCGATCAGCGCCTGAAACGCGGCCTCGCCGTCCGCCTTGGCGGTCTCGCCGTAGATCTTGCCCGACGGCATTTCCGGATAGGCCGACCAGAAACCGCGCGCGCGGATTGCCGCGACCGCCTTGTCGAGCGTGTCCTTGTGCCTGTCGAAAAAGCCGGCCATGCCTGTCTCCCTTGTCCGCGCCTGTCACTGGCGCGCTGTTCGTATCCGCGCGCACTTGCGGCGCGCTGTTCGGGTCCGTGCGCCTGTCGTCGGCGCGCGTCCCTCGCGGTTCTTGCCCGGCGTTCGTGCCGTTTCCGGCCTCGCCTGCGCCACGGCTTCCCGGCGATCGCAAGCGGTCTGCCGCCCTCGACCCCCGGTTCGTTTCTTTGCGCCGCCCCTGATTGACAGCGCCCGATTGACGATCATAATAATTAACCGACCGGTTGGTCAGTCAAGTGAAAAATCGCATTGGACGACGGAACGGCCCCATACTTTCCCTCAGGCAACCGGCCCTCAGCCAACCGGGAGCGCCAACGCGTGTGGTGCGAGGGATCGGGCGGCGCCTGTCGGCACTGCGAGCGGACAATGCGGACGAAAAATGCGGGCAACAGACGCAGGGAGGTTCAGTTGACCCAGGACAAGACGGAAGCGCCGGTGACGACCGCGCGCGAGGGCGGCGTGCTGATCGTGACGCTGAACCGGCCGGACAAGCTCAATTCGTTCAACGAGGCGATGCACGCGGAGCTGCGCGCCGCGCTCGACATCGCCGAGAACGATCCGGATGTGCGCGCGCTCCTGCTCACCGGCGCCGGGCGCGGCTTCTGCGCCGGTCAGGATCTCGGCGACCGGGTCTTTTCCGACGATGCGGGTCCGCCCGATCTCACCCGGACCATCGAGGCGAACTACAATCCGCTGATCCGCCGGATGAAGGCGCTGCCCAAGCCCATCGTCTGCGCGGTGAACGGGGTTGCCGCCGGCGCCGGCGCCAACATCGCGCTCGCCTGCGACATCGTGCTGGCCGCCAAGAGCGCCAAGTTCATCCAGGCCTTCGCCAAGATCGGGCTGGTGCCCGATTCGGGCGGCACCTGGACGCTGCCGCAGCTCGTCGGCCTTGCCCGCGCCAAGGCGCTTGCCCTGCTCGCGACCCCGGTTCCGGCCGAACAGGCGGAAAGCTGGGGCATGATCTGGAAGGCGGTCGACGACGCCGCGCTGATGGACGAGGCCCTGAAGCTTACCCGCGAGCTTGCCGAAGCGCCCACCTTCGGCCTCGGCCTGATCAAGCAGGCGATGGAGGCGGCGACCGACAACACGCTCGATGCGCAGCTCGATCTGGAACGCGACCTGCAGGGCCGCGCGGGCCGCTCGCCGGATTACCGGGAAGGCGTTTCGGCCTTCCTCGCCAAGCGCGCGCCCGTCTTCACGGGCCGTCCGCCGGAGGGCGAGGACGCGGCGGGAGAAAACGCATGAGCGCGCCCGTGACGGCCGAGGGGCTGAGCAAGGAGGCGCTCGCGCGCGCCTGCGCCGACGCCATGTGGGCCGATGACAAGGCGAGCCAGGGCCTCGGCATGGAGATCGTCGAGGTCGGCCCCGGGCGGGCCGTGCTGGCGATGACCGTGCGCGAAGACATGGTGAACGGCCACGGCATCTGTCATGGCGGCTTCGTCTTTTCCCTCGCCGACAGCGCCTTCGCCTTCGCCTGCAACAGCCACAACCAGGCGACCGTCGCGAGCCATTGCGCGGTCTCCTACCTGAAGCCCGGCCGGCTCGGCGAGCGGTTGACGGCAACGGCCCAGGAGCGCTGGCGCGAGGGCCGCTCCGGCATCACCGACGTCACCGTGACCAACCCGGCCGGCGAGGTGATCGCCGAGTTTCGCGGCAACTCGCGCACCATTCGCGGCACGCTGATACCCGAAACCGCGGAGTGACCGGGCGACGCACGCGTCGCCTCTATCCCGCGACCGGACCGGGAGGCCGGTCGCCCGTTTCTTCGCAGGACCGCTCCGGTCCCGCACGGCACTCAATATATGGCCCTGCCCCGCCAAGACCGGCAGGCGCCCGTTCTGGGAGGAACTCATGCTCGACCTCGCCCCCAAGCCCGGCGATCTGGACCCCATCGAGACCGCCTCGCGCGACGAGATCGCGGCACTTCAGCTGGAGCGGCTGAAGTGGTCGCTGCGCCACGCCTATGACAACGTCGCGCACTACCGCCGGAGCTTCGACGAGGCCGGCGTGCACCCGGACGATCTGAAAACGCTGGCGGATCTGGCGAAGTTCCCCTTCACGGCCAAGCAGACGCTGCGCGACAATTATCCCTTCGGGATGTACGCGGTGCCGCGTGAGCAGGTGGTGCGCGTGCACGCCTCCTCCGGCACGACCGGCAAGCCCACCGTCGTCGGCTACACCAGGAAGGACATCAAGACCTGGTCGACCATCGTCGCCCGCTCGCTGCGCGCGTCGGGCGCGCGTCCCGGCATGATCTGCCACGTCGCCTATGGCTACGGGCTCTTCACCGGCGGGCTCGGCGCGCATTACGGCGCGGAGGAACTGGGGCTGACCGTGGTGCCGATCTCCGGCGGCATGACCGAGCGCCAGGTGACGCTGATGGAGGACTTCAGGCCGGACGTCATCATGGTGACGCCCTCCTACATGCTGGCGATCCTCGACGAGTACAAGGCGCGCGGCCTCGATCCGCGCAAGTCCTCGCTGAAGCTCGGCGTGTTCGGCGCCGAGCCCTGGACCAACGCCATGCGCGAGGAGATCGAGGAGGCTTTCGACATGCACGCCGTCGACATCTACGGCCTGTCGGAGGTCATGGGCCCGGGTGTCGCCAACGAATGCGTGGAAACCAAGGACGGCCTGCACATCTGGGAGGACCACTTCTATCCCGAGATCATCGACCCGCAGACCGGCGAGGTGCTGCCGGACGGCGAAATCGGCGAACTGGTCTTCACCTCGCTCACCAAGGAAGCGATGCCGGTCATCCGCTACCGCACCCGCGATCTGACGCGCCTGCTGCCGGGCACGGCGCGCACCATGCGCCGCATGGAAAAGGTCACCGGCCGCTCCGACGACATGATGATCGTGCGCGGCGTCAACGTCTTCCCGACGCAGATCGAGGAACAGCTTTTCCGCGTCGAGGGCCTGTCGCCGCACTATCAGGTGGAACTCACCCGCTCGGGGCGCATGGACGAGATGACCGTCCATGTGGAAGCGCTGGAGTCCCACGCCGACGACGCGCATCGCGCCTCGGCGGCCGCCGAATTGCGCGCCCACCTGAAGAACGTGATCGGGGTCAGCGCGCGCATTCACGTCGGCGATCCGCACACGCTGGAACGCTCCGCCGGCAAGGCGAAGCGCGTGGTCGACAACCGGCCGAAGGACTGACGCGCCCGCCCGACGCCGGCATGTGACGTCGGGAAAAAACCGGAAAACCGGTTTTCGCCGACCGCCCGGCCGGTTAAAAGGGCCGCCGACCGGCGTCGCCGGACTGCCGACATCTCGCCGGGGCGCGGCGCCCGCGCCCCGGCCCCACACTGCATGGAGACGACCATGGCGCGGCCGCGCGCGGACGATTACGACGAGAAGCGCAAGGCGATCCTGAAGACCTCGGCGCGGCTCTTTGCCGAGCACGGCTTCGACCGCGCCTCGATGAACCAGATCGCGCAGGGGTGCGGCGTCTCCAAGGCGCTGCTCTACCATTATTACGCCAACAAGGACGCGCTGCTGTTCGACATCATCCGCGATCACCTGGACGAGCTGATCGAGGCGGTGGAGGACGCGGGCGCCCCGGACATGCGCGGCGAGGACAGGCTGCGCGCCTATGTGGCCGCGCTGCTCGAGGCCTATCGCGACGCCAACGCCGAACACAAGATCCAGATCAACGAGATGAAGCGCCTGCCCGAGGCCGAGCAGGAGGAGCTGAAGGCGCGCGAACGCGTGCTGGTACGCCACTTCGCCGGCGCCCTGCAGGAAGCCGTTCCGGCGTTGGCGAACGGATCACATTTGTTGAAACCCGTCACCATGAGCCTCTTCGGCATGGTGAACTGGCACTACCTGTGGTTCCGCGAGGGCGGTCCCGTCAGCCGCGAGGCCTACGCCGACATCGCCACGCGCCTGATCCTCGACGGCGCGCGCAATCTGGCGGGGTGATGCGGGCTCACCGGGTGTCTCGGATCTCCCATTTGCACGCGGCGCGTACAGGTGGCCGAGAGAACCCTGAGGGCAACACGTCGGGTCTTGCCTTTGCAGGTAGGGTTCAAGACTGCCCGCGACTGATCCTGTGACCCGGGAACTCCGGTTCCATGATGCCGAGCTGATGTGTCAGACGGCGTCTTCCGGCGCGAGTTCAACGCAGCGGGCGAGTTCCCGCGCCAGATCGACCGTATCGATGTCGTCGCGCACCAAAGCTTCGATCTGCCCGGCGTAGAATTCGGGATAGGGCTCTATCAGCACCAGATCGTTGATGCGCAGGAACGCGACCATTGCGTGAAACGCCAGACGCTTGTTGCCATCGATCAGGACATGCCCTTTTGCGATGCCATAGGCATAGCGCGCGGCGAGAACGGTCAGGTCATCCTCGCCGTAGGTGAACATGTTGCGCGGGGCGTCGAGGGCGCTTTCCAGCGTTCCCTGCTTGTTGGCCACAAGGATAATCTGGTGCGCGGGCGATCCGATCTGGATCCGCTTGCAGAGAACCTCGATGTCACCGATCGAGAGCCATTCAGGCTCCAGCATGCCTAGAGCAATTTCAGCAAAAGTTGGAGACTTTTGCGCTCGCGAAATTGCGCAAATACAGAAACGTAGAGCATTTCGAGTGATTCAGCATTCACGAGAAATGCTCTAGTCTCCGAGACGCTTGATGGTCTCGGCAAATCGAACGCTGGTATCCTCGGCGATCTCTTCCATCGACGGTCGACGATGACCGCCCTTCTGCTTGCGCAGGGCGGCCTCGCGAGCGCTGATCTTCGGATCGGTCGTGGACACGGACGTATCGTTCGCCGAAGCACTTTTCATCAGAGTCATTGAGCCGGCCCTCAGTTTCGCCTGTTGCACCCATCGGCGATGTCTTCAAACAGTGCTTTCACCGCAATCCACAGACGACAGTCAAGATGTTCGTCCAACAGAGGAATTGCAACGACTTTCCGCAACAAAACGCTTGGTCATGCTTCCGACGATACGATCGGATTTGGGTGAAATCATGCGTTCAGTGCGAGAATCACGTTGAGTCTGGAGATAGAGGGACTCGGTCGCCGAATCCAACGATCACCCTTGCCGAACCGCTCCCATTTCCGCGGCGAGTCCCCGCTCACGCCGCGCGGGCCTCACGCGCCAGAAACGCCCGCCCCCTCCCCGCTTCCTTGGCGCGGTAGAGCGCTTCGTCGGCGCTGCGGATGATGGTCTTGGCGGTGCGCGCGTCGTCCGGCCACCAGGCAACGCCGATGCTCGCGCCGACGCGCGCCGTTCCGCCCTCGAAGGCGATCTCGCGGCCGACGCTCTCGATGATTGAATCGCACAGGAGCATCACGCTGTCGCGGTCGAGATCGCTGCGCAGCAGCAGGATGAACTCGTCGCCACCGATGCGCGCGACCAGCCCGCGCGGCCCCACGCAGGCGGAAATCCGCTCCGCGACCGTGCGAATGACCGCATCGCCCGCCGGATGTCCATGGGTGTCGTTCACCGCCTTGAAGCGGTCGAGATCGAGGCACAGCACGGCGCAGCGGGCGTGATCGCCGGCCTCGGCGATCGCCTCCAGTTCCCGATCGAAGCGCAGGCGGTTGGCCAGCCCCGTCAGCGCATCATGATAGGCGAGAAAGCGGTTGCGCGCCTCGCTTTCCTCCACGCGGGCCACGCTTTGCGCATAGCGGATGCCGACGAGCGCCAGTGCGGCCGCCCCCGCCAGAAGCACGGCGACGAGCACCGGCAGCGACCGCGCCCAGATGCCCTGCGAGGGACGCGTCGGCGTCCAGATGGCATCCAGCCGGTCGCGGGTCGCCCCCCTGCCGACGGCCAGCCGGTTGTCCCCCTCCAGCGCGGCCGAGGCCGGCGCGATGCGAAAGGCGCCGAGGCCGAGCTTTTCCCCGATTGCGATGAGCGTCCCCGCCTCGAGCGGCTTTACGGTCAGCAGCACCTGCGGCGGCCCGTCGGGCAGGGTCGCCGTGTCGTCGGGAACGACCGCCTGCGCCACGACCAGGGCGAGCCCGCCGTCGACCATGCGGAAATCATGCTCGTAAATCGGGATCTCCGAGCGCACCGGATGCTGCGGCAGATGATAGCCGCCATCCGTCGCCCGCCGGTGGCGCATGTAGTTCGCCCGCGCCGCGCCGATGAGATCCGACATTGCGAGGGCGAGCGCCCTGCCCTCGTGGGCCGCCAGGATCTCTTCCTCGAAGATCGTCACGCGCGGCGTTCCGTCCGGCGCGACGATCAGCGTGGTCTGAATGCCGAAGTCGGTCCATAGCCAGTCGGCGATCTCGCGCCGCACGAAGTCCCAGTCGATTCGGTCGGCGAGCGCGCGCACGGTCTCGTCCCAATGCGAGATCTGCGACTGGTCGTGCGCGAGCAGTTCCACCTGCCGGGCGATCTCGTTGCGCACCAGGTCGCGTTCGTCGGCGCCGCGCGCGGCATCGGCGATCCCGCCGGCCACCGCCAGCAGATAGGCGCCCGACAGCGCGAAGGCGACGAGCACCGCCGCGCAAATGAGATACACTCCCGCCGCGATGCGGCCGGCGGCGCCGGGGATGCTGCTCATGCGATGCTGCTCATGCGATGGTCGTCCGTCCGCCCTGCAAAGCCGTTGTCCGGCAACACGATAGGGACGAGACTTGAATCATCGGCTAAGCGACGTGGTTCCCGTTGCGTTAACGCGCGCGCGCCACACCCGCCGCTTCGGGAGACAGCCCGCATGACGCGAAGACGCAAGCCCCGCCCGAGCCGCCGCGCGTTTGTAGGCGGCAGCGCGGCGCTGGCCCTGACAGCGCCCCTGCTCACCCCCTCGGCATATGGGTCGGCGCGGGGGCAAACGCCGGCGGCCGATGTCGATGTCGTGGTGATCGGAGCGGGGCTCGCCGGCCTTGCCGCCGCGCGCCGTCTCGTCGATCTCGGCTACGAGGTGATCGTGCTGGAGGCGCGCGCGCGGATCGGCGGGCGCATTCACACGGACCGCTCACTCGGCGCGCCCTTCGAGGATGGCGCGGGCTGGATCCACGGCCCCGACGGCAATCCGCTGAGCGCGCTGGCCCGCAAAGCCGGAACACGGCCCTTCGTGACCGACGACGACAGTTTCGCCGTCCACGACCTCACGGGGCGCGCGGTGCCGCGCGCGGCGGTGTTCGCCGGACAGGACCGGCTCGCGCGCCTTGCGGAGCGCATCGACGCGACCGTCGACGCCGACCTCTCGCTTGCCGAGGCCATCGACCGGCTCGATCCGCAGGCACGCGCCGATCCGCTGCTCGCCTGGATGCTCTCGGCCTATACGGAGTTCGACACCGGCGGGCCGCTCGACCGGCTTTCCGCTTCCTGGTTCGACGAGGACGCGGCCTTTCCGGGCCGCGATGTGATCCTGCTCGACGGGTTCGACCGTATCCCCGCGCTGCTCGCCCGGGACCTCGACATTCGGCTCTCTCACGAGGTCACAGCGGTGGCATACGAGGACGGCGACGGCGCGCGGGTTCACGCCGGCGGCAAGACGTTCGACGCCGCCTTCGTCGTCTGCACCGCGCCGCTCGGCGTCCTGCAAGCGAGCGCAATCCGCTTCGACCCGCCGCTGCCGCACGAGCGGACGGCAGCTCTCGCACGCCTCGGCATGGGCAATGTCACCAAGATCGGACTGCGGTTCGAGCGGGCCCATTGGCCGGAGGACGTGCAGTATTTCGGCCAGATGTCCGCGCAGATGAGCCGCTGGCCCTATTTCCTGAACTACCGGACGTTTTCGCCGGTGAACGCCCTGCTCGGCGTGAGTGTCGGCGCGGCGGCGGCCGAGATCGAACGCCTGGACGATTCGGCAATCGTCGATGATGCCATGGCGGCGGTGCGGCGCATGTTCGGCCCGAAGGTGCCCGATCCGGTCGCACACCGCATCACCCGCTGGTCGCGAGATCCCTTCGCGCGCGGCGCCTATTCCTTCGCGGCGGTCGGTGCGCAACCGCACGACTTCAACACGCTCGCGGAGCCCATTGAAAAGACTCTGCTCCTTGCCGGCGAACACACGACGTTTCGCCATCACGGCACGGCGCACGGGGCCTACCTGAGCGGCCTGGAGGCCGCCCGGATCATCGATGACGAATTGTGGGAGGGGTGAGCGCGGCGTGCGGGGCTGCGTGCTGAGGAACGCCGACGAACGATTTTCTGCACTCGGAATCCGCCCCACGGAAGACACCCCGGCCAAGCGCCGGCGCGAGCGGGGCTCATTGGCACCCGTATCGGTGGAAAGTATCCCCGGGCAAGCGGCATACACCGGCGCGCCCTCGCGGCCGTTCCGGGACCGAATGGCTCCCGTTTCAAGTGCGGCATGACGGCTGAGGGTGCCGTTGCCGTCGCAAGAACGCCCCGGCGTCGTACCGGGCAAGCGATAGCGCGACCCGGTATCGGAGAGCCACGAGCCCGTCCCCCCCCCGAGAAACGGTGCCTCACCGGTCCCGGATCTCCGCTGACGCTTCGTCCGGGACGACGCCAGGAGCTGGCTTGTCCCCGCCCCTCACATCGCGTCGTAGTCGAGCACGACCTTCTCGCTCACCGGGCGCGACTGGCAGGTCAGCACGAAGCCGGCTTCCACCTCCCAGGGTTCGAGCGAATAGTTGACGGCCATGTCCACCTCGCCCTCCTCGACCTTGGCGCGGCAGGTGCAGCACATGCCGCCCTTGCAGGAGAACGGCGCCTCGACACCGGCGCGCACCGCCGCGTCGATGATCGTCTCCCCGCTCTCGACAGGGACGGTCACGCGGGCGCCGTCGATGATCAGTTCCGCGCTCGCGGCGTGATCGGTGGCCGCGCCCGCGTGCGCGGGCTTGGCCGCATGCGGCGCCGAGCCGTCGGCGGGGGTGAAGAACTCGCGGTGGACGCGCGCCTCGTCGAGCCCGAGCGCGGAAAGCGCGGCCGACGCCGTCTCGATCATCTCGCCGGGCCCGCAGAGGAACACGCCGTCGGCCTCCCGCGCCGGCACAACATGGGTGAGCAGCACCTTCAGCTTGTCGGCATCGAGCCGGCCCGACAGCATCTCCACGTCCTGCGTCTCGCGCGACAGCACGTGAAAGACGCCGAAACGCGCCGGGAAGAGATCCTTCAGGTTCTCGATCTCTTCCTTGAAGATGATGCTCTGGGCGGTCTTGTTGCCGTAGAAGAGATAGAACTCGCTCTCCGCCTCGCGGGTCAGCACGGTGCGGATCATGGCGAGCACGGGCGTGATGCCGGAGCCGGCGGCGATCGCGATCAGCGTGCGCGGCCCCCCGTCGTGCGGCGGCAGCACGAAGCGGCCGGACGGCGTCATGACGTCGATCTCGTCGCCCGGCTTGACGTTCTCGTTGGCGAAGGAGGAAAACGCCCCGCCGTCGATCTTCTTCACCGCGACGCGCAGCTCGCCGTCATCCTCGCCGGCGCAGATCGAATAGGACCGGCGCACGTCCTCGCCCCCGATCCGGGCGCGCAGCGTCAGATACTGCCCGGCGGAAAACCGATAGGCCTCGCGCAACTCCTCCGGCACGTCGAACGAGATCGACACCGCTTCCGGCGTCTCGCGCCGGACATCCTTGACCTTCAACGCATGAAAACGCGGCGACATGCGAGCTTCCTCCCTCGAACGGCCGTCATCCGACGCGGCCGGCCCTCAGTGACATTTGAAATAATCGAACGGCTCGGCGCAGGCCTTGCAGCGCCACAGCGCCTTGCAGGCGGTCGAGCCGAATTCCGACACCTTTTCCGTGTCGTGCGAGCCGCAGCGCGGGCAGGCGACGTCGTCGTCGCCGAACAGCGCGCGGCGCGAGGCCTTGCCCGCCGGCGGCGCGATGCCATAGACGCGCAGCTTCTCGCGCGCCTCCTCGCTCAGCCAGTCGGTGGTCCAGGCCGGCGACAGCACCGTGTTGATGCGCACGGTTTCGAAGCCCGCCTCGCGCAGCGCGGTCTCGATGTCCATGGTGAACACCGCCATCGCCGGACAGCCGGTGTAGGTCGGCGTGATATCGACCTCCACCGCCCCGTCGCGATCCACCCGCACCGCGCGCAGAACGCCAAGGTCCGCGATGGTCAGCACCGGCACCTCCGGGTCCGGCACCTGCGCGGCCGCGTCCCAGGCGCGGCGCTCGGCCGCCGCCTGGTCGAGATCGGAAACGGAGGGCGCGGTCATGGCGCTCACCACCTGAGGCCCGGATAGGCGCGCTGCATGTACTGCATTTCGGACAGAAGATGCCCGAAGCTCTCCGAATGGCGCCCGTAGCGCCCGCCGGTCTGCATCCAGCCCTCCGGCGGCATGGTCAGCGTCGCCTCGTCCAGCACGTCGCGCAGCGTCTGGCGCCACTCGTCGCGGATCGTTTCGGGATCGACGGCGATCCCCTCGGCGATCAGGCGGGTGACCAGGTCGTCGGCCTCGAACAGTTCGCCCGTGTAGGGCCACAGGTAATCGATGGCGGCCTGCATGCGCCGCCGGCTTTCCGGCGTGCCGTCGCCGAGGCGGATCGTCCACTCGCTGGAATGGCGCAGGTGATACATCGCCTCCTTCTCCGCCTTGGCGGCGACGGCGGCGAGCGTCTCGTCCTTCGAGTGCATCAGCTTGCGCCAGAACGGCAGCATGAAGGCGGCGAAGAAGACCTGCCGGGCGATGGTCTGGGCGAAATCGCCGTTCGGCTGCTCCACCAGCAGACAATTGGTGAACTGGCGTTCGGAACGCAGGAAACAGAGCTGGTCCTCGTCCCGCCCCGCACCCTCGACCTCGGCCGCATAGGCATAGAGCGCCCGCGCCTGCCCGATGTGATCGAGCGCCACGTTGGCAAGGCCGATATCTTCCTCGAGCGTCGGTGCGTGGCCGCACCATTCGCCAAGGCGCTGGCCCAGGATCGCCGCATCGTCGGCGAGCCGGAGCGTATAGGCGAAGAGATCGCTGGTCATGGTCGCTTGCTCCCGCCGCTCACATGTTGCCGACTTCTTCGGGGATCTCGTAGAAGGTCGGATGGCGGTAGATCTTGGAGGCGGTCGGCTCGAAGAGTTCCTCCTTGTCCGCCGGATCGGAAGCGACGATTTCCGCCGACGGCACGACCCACACGGACAGCCCCTCCCCGCGCCGGGTGTAGACGTCGCGCGCGGCCTGCAGCGCCATCTCGGCATCCGCCGCATGGACGGACCCGCAGTGACGATGCGCCATCCCCGTGCGCGACCGGATGAAGACTTCCCAAAGCGGCGTGGTTTTCTCGCTCATGCTCTCTCTCCCTCGACGCGCCGCCGACGAACCGGCGCGCGCCCTGTCATTCTGAACTGTGCCCGAAACAGTTGGCGGTGCCCGGCCGCGATCACTCGGCCGCGTGACGGGCCGCCTCGCGGCGCGCGGCGCGCTTTTCGGCATAGGCGAGCGCCGCTTCGCGCACCCAGGCGCCATCCTCATGCGCCTTGGTCCGCGCCGCCATGCGCTCGCGGTTGCAGGGGCCGTTGCCGGCGATCACCCGCATGAACTCGTCCCAGTCGATCTCGCCGAACTCCCAGTGGCCCGTCTCCTCGTTGAAGGCGAGCTTGTCGTCGGGGATCGTCAGGCCGAGGTAATGCGCCTGCGGCACGGTCGCGTCGACGAACTTCTGGCGCAGCTCGTCGTTGGTGAAACGCTTGATCTTCCAGGCCATCGACTGCGCGGAATGCTTGGAGTCCGTGTCGGAGGGGCCGAACATCATCAGCGACGGCCACCACCAGCGGTTCAGCGCGTCCTGCACCATCTCCTTCTGCTCCTGCGACGAGCGCACCATCTCCAGCAGCAACTCGTAGCCCTGGCGCTGGTGGAAGCTCTCTTCCTTGCAGACGCGGATCATGGCGCGCGAATAGGGCCCGAAGGAACAGCGGCACAGCGGGATCTGGTTCATGATCGCCGCGCCGTCGACCAGCCATCCGATGGCGCCGATGTCGGCCCAGGTCAGGGTCGGATAGTTGAAGATCGAGGAATATTTGGCCTTGCCCGACAGAAGCTGCTCGGTGAGCTCCTCGCGCGACACGCCGAGCGTCTCGGCGGCCGAATAGAGGTAGAGGCCGTGGCCGCCCTCGTCCTGCACCTTGGCCAGCAGCGCGGCCTTGCGCTTCAAGGTCGGCGCGCGGGAAATCCAGTTGCCCTCCGGCAGCATGCCGACGATCTCGGAATGGGCGTGCTGGGAAATCTGGCGCACGAGCGTTTTGCGGTAGCCTTCCGGCATCCAGTCGTTCGGCTCGATCTTCTCTTCCGCGTCGATGCGCGCCTGAAACGCGGCGAGACGCTCGGCGTCCTCCACCGATCCCGATTCCGTATCGCGCGCATTGAGGGCCTGGGTGTACATCTGCTCGCCTCCTCGAACCGAACCTGCCGATCCAGCCTGCGGACCGGTCTTCGCAACGGCCGGCGCCCGCCGATCCGTGCCTCCCTTTCGGGCACGAACCCGCCCGGCTTCGTCCCCATGGCCCGACTATACGTGACGAATATTTCCAACTTCAAGTGTTTTTCGTCACGCATTATCATGCAGCGCAGCAAGATCTTGATTGCACGATTCAATTCGAGAAGCGGCGGCCCTCTTCCGGATCCGGGTCGGGCAGGTCCCCGGCGCGGCAACGCGCATGGGCGGCGATCCAGCGCTCGGCGCCGGGCCGCAGACGGGCATAGAGCCGCGCGGTGAGATCGGCAGCCGCCGCCCCCGGCCAGTCGGGGTCGAGAAGCGCGGCGGGCAGCATGGGATCACGCAGGATCAGGCGGCGATAGTCATGAATCAGCAGCGTGCGCGCAATCGCGGCGTCGAGATCGCCGAGCATCGCGCCGACGCCGAGCGCCGCGTCGAGATCGGCATGCGCCTCGAGAAACGCGCGATAGCGCCGCGCCAGCGGCGCGAGGTCGAAGCCGCGCGCCACCAGATCGGCCGGCGAGCCGT
It encodes the following:
- the paaG gene encoding 2-(1,2-epoxy-1,2-dihydrophenyl)acetyl-CoA isomerase PaaG; its protein translation is MTQDKTEAPVTTAREGGVLIVTLNRPDKLNSFNEAMHAELRAALDIAENDPDVRALLLTGAGRGFCAGQDLGDRVFSDDAGPPDLTRTIEANYNPLIRRMKALPKPIVCAVNGVAAGAGANIALACDIVLAAKSAKFIQAFAKIGLVPDSGGTWTLPQLVGLARAKALALLATPVPAEQAESWGMIWKAVDDAALMDEALKLTRELAEAPTFGLGLIKQAMEAATDNTLDAQLDLERDLQGRAGRSPDYREGVSAFLAKRAPVFTGRPPEGEDAAGENA
- the paaI gene encoding hydroxyphenylacetyl-CoA thioesterase PaaI; translation: MSAPVTAEGLSKEALARACADAMWADDKASQGLGMEIVEVGPGRAVLAMTVREDMVNGHGICHGGFVFSLADSAFAFACNSHNQATVASHCAVSYLKPGRLGERLTATAQERWREGRSGITDVTVTNPAGEVIAEFRGNSRTIRGTLIPETAE
- the paaK gene encoding phenylacetate--CoA ligase PaaK, which gives rise to MLDLAPKPGDLDPIETASRDEIAALQLERLKWSLRHAYDNVAHYRRSFDEAGVHPDDLKTLADLAKFPFTAKQTLRDNYPFGMYAVPREQVVRVHASSGTTGKPTVVGYTRKDIKTWSTIVARSLRASGARPGMICHVAYGYGLFTGGLGAHYGAEELGLTVVPISGGMTERQVTLMEDFRPDVIMVTPSYMLAILDEYKARGLDPRKSSLKLGVFGAEPWTNAMREEIEEAFDMHAVDIYGLSEVMGPGVANECVETKDGLHIWEDHFYPEIIDPQTGEVLPDGEIGELVFTSLTKEAMPVIRYRTRDLTRLLPGTARTMRRMEKVTGRSDDMMIVRGVNVFPTQIEEQLFRVEGLSPHYQVELTRSGRMDEMTVHVEALESHADDAHRASAAAELRAHLKNVIGVSARIHVGDPHTLERSAGKAKRVVDNRPKD
- a CDS encoding TetR/AcrR family transcriptional regulator → MARPRADDYDEKRKAILKTSARLFAEHGFDRASMNQIAQGCGVSKALLYHYYANKDALLFDIIRDHLDELIEAVEDAGAPDMRGEDRLRAYVAALLEAYRDANAEHKIQINEMKRLPEAEQEELKARERVLVRHFAGALQEAVPALANGSHLLKPVTMSLFGMVNWHYLWFREGGPVSREAYADIATRLILDGARNLAG
- a CDS encoding type II toxin-antitoxin system death-on-curing family toxin — protein: MLEPEWLSIGDIEVLCKRIQIGSPAHQIILVANKQGTLESALDAPRNMFTYGEDDLTVLAARYAYGIAKGHVLIDGNKRLAFHAMVAFLRINDLVLIEPYPEFYAGQIEALVRDDIDTVDLARELARCVELAPEDAV
- a CDS encoding diguanylate cyclase domain-containing protein yields the protein MSSIPGAAGRIAAGVYLICAAVLVAFALSGAYLLAVAGGIADAARGADERDLVRNEIARQVELLAHDQSQISHWDETVRALADRIDWDFVRREIADWLWTDFGIQTTLIVAPDGTPRVTIFEEEILAAHEGRALALAMSDLIGAARANYMRHRRATDGGYHLPQHPVRSEIPIYEHDFRMVDGGLALVVAQAVVPDDTATLPDGPPQVLLTVKPLEAGTLIAIGEKLGLGAFRIAPASAALEGDNRLAVGRGATRDRLDAIWTPTRPSQGIWARSLPVLVAVLLAGAAALALVGIRYAQSVARVEESEARNRFLAYHDALTGLANRLRFDRELEAIAEAGDHARCAVLCLDLDRFKAVNDTHGHPAGDAVIRTVAERISACVGPRGLVARIGGDEFILLLRSDLDRDSVMLLCDSIIESVGREIAFEGGTARVGASIGVAWWPDDARTAKTIIRSADEALYRAKEAGRGRAFLAREARAA
- a CDS encoding FAD-dependent oxidoreductase, which codes for MTRRRKPRPSRRAFVGGSAALALTAPLLTPSAYGSARGQTPAADVDVVVIGAGLAGLAAARRLVDLGYEVIVLEARARIGGRIHTDRSLGAPFEDGAGWIHGPDGNPLSALARKAGTRPFVTDDDSFAVHDLTGRAVPRAAVFAGQDRLARLAERIDATVDADLSLAEAIDRLDPQARADPLLAWMLSAYTEFDTGGPLDRLSASWFDEDAAFPGRDVILLDGFDRIPALLARDLDIRLSHEVTAVAYEDGDGARVHAGGKTFDAAFVVCTAPLGVLQASAIRFDPPLPHERTAALARLGMGNVTKIGLRFERAHWPEDVQYFGQMSAQMSRWPYFLNYRTFSPVNALLGVSVGAAAAEIERLDDSAIVDDAMAAVRRMFGPKVPDPVAHRITRWSRDPFARGAYSFAAVGAQPHDFNTLAEPIEKTLLLAGEHTTFRHHGTAHGAYLSGLEAARIIDDELWEG